The DNA region ACCGAGCCGCCGAAGCTGGTCGAGGACCGGCTGACGCTGGTCGACCGCTCGGCGGCCGAGCGGCGCACGATCGATCTGGAGATGCGCGAGGAGACGATCTCGGCGCTCGGCCCCCTGCCGGTGGTCGGGCTCCCGGGCGTCGACGACGGCGGCGAGACGCGGGTGCTGTCCGCGCCGGCGCCGGTGGGCGTCCCCTCGGACGGGCGCGCCCATCGCGTACCGCTGAGCTCGTTCACGACGCCGGCGGTGGCGGAGTACGCGTGCTCGCCGGAGCTGTCGCCGCTGGTCACGCAGCTGGTGCGGTTCGACAACCGGTCGGGGCACGCCCTGCTCACCGGGCCGGTCGACCTGGTCCGGGCGAGCGGTTTCAGCGGCCGGGGCACGCTCGACTTCACGGCGCCCGGCGCGCCGGCCGAGCTGGCCTTCGGCAGCCAGGACGACTACCGGGTGGTGCGGCGGGTCGAGGAGACCCGGGACACCACCGCGCTCTCCCAGCGGACCGTGGTCTCGCGCACGGTGCGGGTGCATCTCTCCCGGCTGTCCGCGCCCGGCGAGGAGGGCGAGCGGCTGGTGACGGTGCGCGAGCGGATACCGGTCTCGGAGGTGTCGGCGGTGCAGGTGCGGGTCCGCAAGGAGGCGTGTTCGCCGGTGCCGGACGAGGTCGACGCGGACGGCATCGTCCGCTGGGACGCGGCACTGCCGCCGGGCGGGCGGCGCACGCTCACCCTCGCGTACGAGATCACGGCGAAGTCGAACACCAGCGGCCTGTAGGCCCTGAGGGCGGCCGGCCCGCCGCGTCAGGCGCGGCGGGCCAGTCGCTCGCGCACCCAGGCGGGGCCGGGGTTGACGTAAGGGCGGCCGTCGACGAAGACCGTGGGCACGGTCTCGTTGCCGTCGTTGACCGCCCGCACGTCCGCCGCGGCCTCGGCGTCGCGCCAGATGTCGACCCAGTGCACCCGCCGCGCGTCCCGCCCGAGGCCGAACCGCAGCCGGATGCAGTACTTGCACCCCGGGCGCCAGTACACGACCGGCCACCCGTCCTCGGCGCTGCGCCGCCGCGCCTCCTCGGCGCGCAGCGACCTCGGGAACACCAGCGGTGAGTGCACCACGGCGAGCACCAGGAACACCACGAGGAGGACACCGCCCTCGACGAGACTTCCCCGGAGCAGCACGGGCGTGGCCACGAGCAGGCCGGCGAGCAGGAACAGGGTCGGCAGGGTCCAGGCGCGTGTCATGCTCACGGAGGTTACGTGAAGGTCGGCGGTAAAGGTCAGCGGGACTGGAGGGACTTGACGTTGTCGCCGAAGGTCCAGTTCTTCGAGCCGTCCCAGTTGGCGGACCAGGTCATCAGGCCCTTCAGTTTGCCGGAGTAGTGGTTCCAGGCCTGGGCGACCTGGGAGGTGGTCATGTAGCCGCCGCCGGCGCCGGGCTGGGCGGGGAGGCCGGGAACCTGCTTGTCGTACGGGACGCGGATGGTGGTGCCCTGGATGACCAGGCCCCGGTCGAGGCAGTCGGTCTGGGCGACGAATCCGGCGACGGTGCCGGCCGCGTAGGAGTCGCCGGAGCAGCCGTACATGCTGCCGTTGTAGTACTGCATGTTGAGCCACCACAGGCGCCCGTTGTCGGCGTACTTCTTCACGATCGGGAGATAGGCACCCCAGATCGAGCCGTAGACGATGCTGCCGCCGGTGACGTACGCCGTCTCGGGGGCCATGGTGAGGCCGAAGCCGGCGGGCATCCGGGCGAGGACGCCGTCGATGATGTGGATGAGGTTGGCCTGCGAGGCGGAGAGGGTGCCGATGCTGCCGCTGCCGACGAGGCCGGTCTCGATGTCGATGTCGATGCCGTCGAAGTTGTTCGCCTTCAGGATCGGCACGATGGTCTCGATGAAGCGGTCGGCGACGGCGCGCGAGCTGAGGTCGATGCCCGCGGCGGCGCCGCCGATCGACATGAGGACGGTCGCGCCGGCGGCCTTCGCGCGGCACATCTCGGCGGGGGTGGGCACCTTGACGGTGCTGTCCATGCCGTTCTCCCAGAGCACCGTGCCGTCGGAACGGATCACCGGGAAGGCGGCGTTGATGACGTTGTAGCCGTGCGCGGCGAAGCGGGGGTCGTCGATGGGCGCCCAGCCGAAGGGCGGGTGGACGCCGTTGGCGGCGCCGTCCCAGTTCTCCCAGTAGCCCTGGAGCACCTTGCCGGTGGGCTTCGGCTTGAGTGCGCAGGTCTCCGCGGCGACGGTGCCGGCGGTGGTCCTGGTGGGTGCGGCGCTCTCGGCCGCGGCGGGGGCCGCGAGCGCGGTGACGGCGGCGAGCAGGGTGGCGAGTCCCGCTCCGACGGCATGGACGATCCGGTGGCCTGACATGCGTGCTCCCTGGGATGTGGGGGGAAGGGCCTGGGCATGAGGTACGGTCCCCACGACCGTAGATTGGTCCAGACCAACCGTCAACACCCGGGTCACGCACGGGACTTGGCGGGCAGGCGTGAGCCCTCCCCCGTCAGTCCGGCGCGGCCGACCGGTCGAGCTCCCGCCCGATCTCCTTCCGCAGCGGGGCGGCCAGCCGGTCGAGGTCGGACAGGAAGGCCAGACGCCTGGGCCTCGGCAGGTCGGAGAGGCGCTGCGCGTCCGGTGTGTCGGTGAGCGGGACCGAGTAGCCGGGCAGGAACTGGACGTCGCCGATCACGGCGAAGCCCGCGTCCAGGCGCCGTAGCACCGTCGGATTCTCGCCACGCAGGGCCGTCCCGATGCGGTCCGTGCGCCAGTCGGCAGAAGTCATGCCCGCGAACCTACCGGGACGCGGGGGGCGCGAGGGCGGGCGCGTGGTGGGCCGACGCGGCCCGGCGCACGGGCCCGGACGCGCCCGGCGGGACTATCGTGGGGTGACGGCAGAGGAGGGTGACCATGTCCGGACCGGCCCGAGCGCCCGACCGTCCGCACCCGCTGTTCGCCCGTTTCTACGCCGGGGTCGCTGGTCCCGCCCTCGACAAGGCCGGGGTCACCGAGCACCGCCGGCGGCTCCTCGCCGGGCTCACGGGCGAGGTCGTGGAGATCGGCGCCGGCAACGGTCTCAACTTCGCCCACTACCCGCCCGGCGTGCGCCGGGTCCTCGCCGTCGAACCGGAGCCGCGGCTGCGCGCCCTCGCCGAGGAGGCCGCCCGTACGGCCCCGGTGCCGGTGGACGTGGCGGCCGGGGTCGCCGAGGACCTGGCGGGGGTGGCGGACGCCTCGTACGACGCGGCCGTGGCGTGTCTGACGCTGTGCTCGGTGACCGATCCGCACGCCGCCCTTGCCGAGCTGCACCGCGTCCTGCGGCCCGGCGGGCAGCTGCGCTTCTTCGAGCATGTGCGCGCCGGGACCCCCGGGATGCGCCGGGTGCAGCGGGTGCTCGACGCCACCGTCTGGCCGCTGCTCGCGGGCGGCTGCCACACCGGGCGCGACACGCTGGCGGCGATCGAGGCGGCGGGGTTCGAGCCCACCTCGGTCGACACCTTCTCCTTCCCCGAGACCAGGATCCCCTCCCCCGCCGCGACCCACATCCTGGGCACGGCCGAGCGCCGCCCCGCCTGACGAGCCGGTCAGTTTCGGAGAAGCGGGTGCGGGCGGCCCGTTCCTAGGATGGGAACCAGCCGCACCGAGGAGAAGAGCAGTCATGACGGACGCGAAGAAGGCACAGCGGAAGGCCACCACGCCCGCCCGGCGCACCGAGCGGACCGACGCCGCCGCCGACGGCTTCACCGAGGAGGAGCGCTCTGCGATGAAGGAGCGCGCGAAGGAGCTGCGGGCCGCATCGCGCGGCGGCTCCCGCGCGAGCAAGGCGGAGAAGGCGGCGGAGGCCGAGGCCGAGCTCCTGGCGAAGATCGCCGAGCTGCCGGACGAGGACCGCTCCCTCGCCGAACGGGTCCACGCGCTGGTCAAGGCCCATGCGCCCGCGCTCGCCCCGCGCCTCTGGTACGGGATGCCCGCCTACGCCAAGGACGGCAAGGTGCTGTGCTTCTTCCAGCCTGCGTCGAAGTTCAAGGCGCGCTACGCCACGCTCGGCTTCAACGACGTGGCGGCGCTGGACGAGGGCGTGATGTGGCCGACCGCGTTCGCGCTGACCGGGCTCGGGCCGGCGGTGGAGGACCGGATCGCCGCCCTCCTCAAGACCGCCGCCCGCTGAGCGCCTCCGGGGCGGCGAGCAGAGCTGGGCACGGGCAGCACGGGATCAGGCCAGAGGTTCGGCGGCGATCTCGACGACCTGCGCGGGTCCGGCCCGGAAGACGGAGTTGGTCGCGGCGGCCGCGACCATGTGCGGGGCGAGGTCGTGCGCAGCCAGGGCCTCCCGCGAGGCCCAGTGCTCGACCAGCACGAAGCGGTCGGCGTCGCCGACCACCTGGTGGAGGTCGTACTGCAGACAGCCGTCCTCCGCCCGTACGAGCGGGGCGAGGCGCTCGTAGGCCTCGATCTGGTCGCGGCCGCGGCCCGGCTGCGTGGCGATGTGGACGTGCAGGCGTACAGGCTGAAGCTGGGGCTGGGTCTGGGGCTGCTGCGAAGGCTGTGACATGGGCAGGAGCCTAGAGCGGGAAGAGGCACGGGGAAACGCATTTCCGGTCGGGCGACGGGTGCCTGGGGTGGACCCACCCGTTCCGGTGGTTTGGCCGAACTCCGCGTAGACCGAATAGATGCCCGAGGCATGTAGTGGGAGGACCGAAGACCCCGACGACCTCCGTCTGCGAGGACCCCCATGTCCGAAGTCGTGGCATTCCCCCAGAGCCGCACCTGCCCCTACCACCCGCCCACCGCCTACGATCCGCTGCGCGAGGAACGCCCGTTGTCCCGGGTCACGTTCTGGGACGGCCGGGAGGTGTGGCTCGTCTCCGGCCACCGGGCCGCCCGCGCGCTCCTCGCCGACCAGCGGCTGTCCACCGACTCCACGCGCCCGGACTTCCCGATCTCGGTCGAGCGTACGGCGGTGCTGCGCAGGCGGCGGCGCGCCGCGCTGCTCGGCTGGGACGACCCCGAGCACAACACCCAGCGGCGGATGCTGATCCCGAGCTTCGCCGTGCGCCGGATCGAGGGCATGCGGCCGCGCATCCAGGCCACCGTCGACCGGCTGATCGACGCAATGGAGGCGGCAGGTCCGCGGGCCGAGCTGGTGAGCGCGTTCGCGCTGCCGGTGCCGTCGATCGTGATCTGCGACCTGCTCGGGGTGCCGTACGAGGACCACGACTTCTTCGAGGAGCAGTCCCGGCGGCTGTTGCGCGGCCCGACGGGCGCCGACACCGAAAACGCCCTCGCCCTTCTGGAGAACTACCTCGGCGAGCTCGTCGACGGCAAGCTCCGCAAGCCGGGCGAGGGCGTGCTCGACGACCTGGTCGCCCGGCAGCGCCAGGACGGCAGGCCCGACCGGGCCGAGCTGATCCAGCTCGCGACGATCCTCCTTGTCGCCGGGCACGAGACCACGGCGAACATGATCTCCCTCGGCGTCTTCACCCTGCTCCGGCATCCCGAGCGCCTCGCGGAACTGCGCGCCGATCCCGCGCTGCTGCCCGTAGCCGTCGAGGAGTTGCTGCGCTTCCTGTCGATCGCGGACGGGATGCTGAGGGTCGCCCGCGAGGACATCGAGGTCGACGGGACCGATGGGACGGACGGCGCCGAGGGTGCCGACAGGACCGACGGCGACGGCAGGGTGGTGATCCGGGCCGGTGAGGGCGTGGTCTTCTCGACCTCCCTCATCAACCGCGATACCGCCGCCTACGCCGATCCGGACACCCTCGACTGGGACCGCTCGGCGCGCCACCACCTCGCCTTCGGCTACGGCATCCACCAGTGCCTCGGCCAGAACCTGGCCCGCGCGGAGCTGGAGATCGCGCTCGGCACGCTGCTGCACCGGCTGCCCGGGCTGCGGCTCGCCGCGCCGGTGGACGAGATCCCGTTCAAGCCGGGAGACACCATCCAGGGGATGCTCGAACTCCCCGTCACCTGGTGAAAGGAGCCCGACCGATGCACATCACCATCGACACGAACGTCTGTATCGGCGCCGGCCAGTGCGCCCTCGTCTCCCCCGACGTCTTCACCCAGGACGACGACGGCTTCGGGACCGTCGTCCCCGGCCGGGAGAACACCGAGCCCGGACCACTCGTGCGCGAGGCCGCGCGCGCCTGTCCGGTGCAGGCGATCACGGTGACGGAGGCCACGACGCCTGCTTGACACCCGTCCCGTTCTCCCCGTACGAAGCTGACGTCAGGCGCCGCCGTCGCGCAGGAGGAGGGCCGCGACCTTCTGCGCCGGCGCCGCCAGTTCGGCCTCCAGGGCCGCGGCGCGGTCCGGGTCGAGCACGAGTGCGGGCGGGCGCAAGTCGCCGCGGGCGAGGTTGCGGATGCGCAGGTGCGTGGGCGGGTGGGTGGAGTCGACACGGTGGCCGTGGAGTTCGGCGACGCGGCGCAGTCGCTCGTACTCGCGCTCCGGCACGGTCCGGACCTCGGCGGCGACGCGCTGCCACAGCCCCTCGGCCTGTACCTCGCGCCGGGCCCGGCCGCCGGTCCGGGTGCGGGCGGCGATGATCTCGCGTCGCAGCGCCGAGTCGGCGCTCCGCGAGACAAGCAGGCGCTGCAGGAGGCCGACGGCGGCGTCGCGGCCCGCGGTACGGGCGGCGGCGCCGTCGGCGAGGTACTCGGCGCGCTGGGTGGCGCGCAGGGTCGCCCCGTCCAGGAGCAGCGACAGGCCGTGCACGGCCCAGCGCGGCGGGGCGGTGAGCACATTGATGAAGGTGTCCGACAGGGAGTCGCCGTCCTCGCTCCGCGCGAGCATGTAGCGCCAGGTGTCGAGCGATCCCAGGGCGCTGCCGACGAGGAAACCGTGGCGGGTGTCGCCGTGGGCGTAGTGCCCGAGTTCGTGGCCGAGCAGCGCGATCCGCTCCTGCGGGTCCAGGGTGGCCCACAGCGGCATGCCCAGTACGAGGACGCGGCGCCGGCGGATGCCGTACGCGCTGACGAAGGCGTTCACGTCCGCGTCGAGGACGACGAGGTCGACGCCCCGGGTACCGACGCCCGCCCCGATCTCGTCGATGAGGGCGAAGAGCCGGGGCGCGTCGGCGCGTTCCAGATGGGGCAGTTCGGAGCCCTTGCGGAGTCGGCCGAAGCGGGGGCGAAGGACGAAGGCGAGGGCGAGGAGCAGTCCGCCGACGGCGGGCTGGAGGCCCTCGCCCCAGCGGTCGACGAGCAGCCACAGGCCGATGACGGCCAGACCCACGGTGAGGCCGTGCACGGCCAGAGCCAGGACGGTCGCCAGCAGGGCGGCGCCGCCGGTGGGGCGGGAGGCGGCGGGCCCGTCCGCGCCCGGGGCGGCGGCCAGGTCGGCGAAGAGCTGCTCACCGTACCGGTGCGCGAGGGTGCGGCGCAGCCGTTCGACGCGGTCGGGCTCGGGCTCGTCGGGCGTGGCGTCCTCGGGGTCCACGTTCCAGCCGCAGGCGGTGCACCAGGTGACGAAGCGCGGGTCGACGGGGATCCGTTCGCCGCAGTCGGGGCAGTCGCGCGCGGTCGGCTCGGCGCCCCGTGTGCCCGTGCCCGTGGCGGTGGCTGTGGCTGTGCCCGTGGCCGTGGCCGTACCCGTATCCGTATCCGTAACGGCGCTGGTCGGTCTGCCCGGCGTGTCCTTCGTCATCCCCACCCCTTGTGATCACTCATGTGAGAGGGGACCCTACCTGCGGCGTGACTCGCCGGCTTCGGGGGAATCCGGGGGAATTCGGGGGAAGGGGCAAGGGGATGAACTGGAACTGGGTCTGGGTGATCCTCATCCTGTTCTGGACCGGTGGTTTCGCGTGGGCGGCGGACAACGTCCGCACGGCGCTGCGGCACCGCCACGAGCGCAGGATGGAGCTGATCTCGGCGGAACGGCGGGAGCGGCAGGCACTCGAGGCGGCCGGCAAGCCGCCGGAGCCCGTCTGCGGCTGCACGCACCATCTGGCCAAGCACGACAAGCAGGGCCGCTGCCACGAGCGCGTGGAGGTCC from Streptomyces fradiae includes:
- a CDS encoding putative quinol monooxygenase, with protein sequence MSQPSQQPQTQPQLQPVRLHVHIATQPGRGRDQIEAYERLAPLVRAEDGCLQYDLHQVVGDADRFVLVEHWASREALAAHDLAPHMVAAAATNSVFRAGPAQVVEIAAEPLA
- a CDS encoding iron chaperone; the protein is MTDAKKAQRKATTPARRTERTDAAADGFTEEERSAMKERAKELRAASRGGSRASKAEKAAEAEAELLAKIAELPDEDRSLAERVHALVKAHAPALAPRLWYGMPAYAKDGKVLCFFQPASKFKARYATLGFNDVAALDEGVMWPTAFALTGLGPAVEDRIAALLKTAAR
- a CDS encoding chitinase → MSGHRIVHAVGAGLATLLAAVTALAAPAAAESAAPTRTTAGTVAAETCALKPKPTGKVLQGYWENWDGAANGVHPPFGWAPIDDPRFAAHGYNVINAAFPVIRSDGTVLWENGMDSTVKVPTPAEMCRAKAAGATVLMSIGGAAAGIDLSSRAVADRFIETIVPILKANNFDGIDIDIETGLVGSGSIGTLSASQANLIHIIDGVLARMPAGFGLTMAPETAYVTGGSIVYGSIWGAYLPIVKKYADNGRLWWLNMQYYNGSMYGCSGDSYAAGTVAGFVAQTDCLDRGLVIQGTTIRVPYDKQVPGLPAQPGAGGGYMTTSQVAQAWNHYSGKLKGLMTWSANWDGSKNWTFGDNVKSLQSR
- a CDS encoding M48 family metalloprotease, with product MTKDTPGRPTSAVTDTDTGTATATGTATATATGTGTRGAEPTARDCPDCGERIPVDPRFVTWCTACGWNVDPEDATPDEPEPDRVERLRRTLAHRYGEQLFADLAAAPGADGPAASRPTGGAALLATVLALAVHGLTVGLAVIGLWLLVDRWGEGLQPAVGGLLLALAFVLRPRFGRLRKGSELPHLERADAPRLFALIDEIGAGVGTRGVDLVVLDADVNAFVSAYGIRRRRVLVLGMPLWATLDPQERIALLGHELGHYAHGDTRHGFLVGSALGSLDTWRYMLARSEDGDSLSDTFINVLTAPPRWAVHGLSLLLDGATLRATQRAEYLADGAAARTAGRDAAVGLLQRLLVSRSADSALRREIIAARTRTGGRARREVQAEGLWQRVAAEVRTVPEREYERLRRVAELHGHRVDSTHPPTHLRIRNLARGDLRPPALVLDPDRAAALEAELAAPAQKVAALLLRDGGA
- a CDS encoding ferredoxin gives rise to the protein MHITIDTNVCIGAGQCALVSPDVFTQDDDGFGTVVPGRENTEPGPLVREAARACPVQAITVTEATTPA
- a CDS encoding glutaredoxin domain-containing protein, whose translation is MTRAWTLPTLFLLAGLLVATPVLLRGSLVEGGVLLVVFLVLAVVHSPLVFPRSLRAEEARRRSAEDGWPVVYWRPGCKYCIRLRFGLGRDARRVHWVDIWRDAEAAADVRAVNDGNETVPTVFVDGRPYVNPGPAWVRERLARRA
- a CDS encoding class I SAM-dependent methyltransferase, whose product is MSGPARAPDRPHPLFARFYAGVAGPALDKAGVTEHRRRLLAGLTGEVVEIGAGNGLNFAHYPPGVRRVLAVEPEPRLRALAEEAARTAPVPVDVAAGVAEDLAGVADASYDAAVACLTLCSVTDPHAALAELHRVLRPGGQLRFFEHVRAGTPGMRRVQRVLDATVWPLLAGGCHTGRDTLAAIEAAGFEPTSVDTFSFPETRIPSPAATHILGTAERRPA
- a CDS encoding cytochrome P450, whose translation is MSEVVAFPQSRTCPYHPPTAYDPLREERPLSRVTFWDGREVWLVSGHRAARALLADQRLSTDSTRPDFPISVERTAVLRRRRRAALLGWDDPEHNTQRRMLIPSFAVRRIEGMRPRIQATVDRLIDAMEAAGPRAELVSAFALPVPSIVICDLLGVPYEDHDFFEEQSRRLLRGPTGADTENALALLENYLGELVDGKLRKPGEGVLDDLVARQRQDGRPDRAELIQLATILLVAGHETTANMISLGVFTLLRHPERLAELRADPALLPVAVEELLRFLSIADGMLRVAREDIEVDGTDGTDGAEGADRTDGDGRVVIRAGEGVVFSTSLINRDTAAYADPDTLDWDRSARHHLAFGYGIHQCLGQNLARAELEIALGTLLHRLPGLRLAAPVDEIPFKPGDTIQGMLELPVTW